One window of the Acidimicrobiia bacterium genome contains the following:
- a CDS encoding glycosyltransferase encodes MSLSFFLRVVPRPIRRLIRRVPGAATLVRRLTATPKGPPSAPGSLRPVVYLPTWERWGSMRQRPQYLVDALARAGHPAYFVDRSVRRSQVVDGVTVVPSLRHVPGAHPILYVHFAPLRDLMGRFTAPVVIYDILDDLSIYDEGEVGLPGRHRVRTHHRPLIEEAAAVIASSAALVERHRGERPDLLLVENGVDVERFSTPRPRPSDLPSGQPVIGYHGAIARWFDFALLESVAAANPGWEFVLVGPVLAEVAAEAARVGQADNVHFLGERTSDDVIGYVQAFDVGVVWFVVNHLTEAVSPLKLFEYLAADTPAVSTPLPAAAVPTVRVADTATAISSAIREALDTADEEAPERRAAAADADWSRRVAPLVAHLDEAALRTVPE; translated from the coding sequence GTGAGCCTGAGCTTCTTCCTCCGCGTCGTCCCGCGCCCGATCCGTCGGCTGATCCGTCGGGTCCCCGGCGCCGCCACCCTCGTGCGGCGCCTCACGGCGACTCCCAAGGGTCCGCCGTCGGCGCCCGGTTCACTACGGCCTGTGGTGTACCTGCCCACCTGGGAGCGATGGGGGTCGATGCGCCAGCGCCCCCAGTATCTCGTCGATGCTTTGGCGCGTGCCGGGCATCCGGCGTACTTTGTCGATCGGTCGGTGCGGCGGTCCCAGGTGGTCGACGGGGTGACGGTGGTTCCCTCGCTACGCCATGTGCCGGGTGCCCACCCGATTCTCTATGTGCACTTCGCTCCGCTGCGCGACCTCATGGGCCGCTTCACCGCCCCGGTGGTGATCTACGACATCCTCGACGATCTCAGCATCTACGACGAAGGCGAGGTAGGGCTGCCCGGGCGACATCGGGTCCGCACCCACCATCGTCCACTCATCGAGGAGGCCGCCGCCGTCATCGCCTCCTCGGCTGCCCTCGTCGAGCGTCATCGCGGCGAGCGGCCCGACCTGCTGCTCGTAGAGAACGGCGTCGACGTCGAGCGCTTCTCGACCCCGCGGCCCCGCCCGTCCGACCTCCCCTCCGGCCAACCGGTGATCGGCTACCACGGTGCGATCGCCCGCTGGTTCGACTTTGCCCTGCTGGAATCCGTCGCAGCCGCCAACCCGGGATGGGAGTTCGTCCTGGTGGGCCCCGTACTCGCCGAGGTCGCCGCCGAGGCGGCCCGGGTGGGGCAAGCCGACAACGTCCACTTCCTCGGTGAGCGCACCAGCGACGACGTCATCGGGTATGTGCAGGCGTTCGACGTCGGCGTGGTGTGGTTCGTGGTGAACCACCTGACCGAGGCCGTCAGCCCACTCAAACTCTTCGAATACCTCGCCGCCGACACACCTGCGGTGTCCACCCCGCTGCCAGCGGCCGCGGTCCCCACCGTCCGAGTCGCCGACACCGCGACGGCGATATCGTCGGCGATCCGGGAGGCGCTCGACACGGCGGACGAGGAGGCGCCGGAGCGGCGAGCAGCCGCTGCAGATGCCGACTGGTCGCGCCGGGTGGCCCCGCTCGTCGCCCACCTCGATGAGGCCGCCCTACGGACGGTGCCTGAGTGA
- a CDS encoding VCBS repeat-containing protein, with protein sequence MAAAFLAMTVTAVTLIQSVPARASTTDAVIDAQMLVYEINLARQNPDAGNADVTFYFGNPSDVPLVGDFNGSGRDSLAIYRPAETRVYIVNKLGENGKGLGAADYSFLVGDPGDKPFVGDFNGNGTDTIGIYRPSSGWVYLRNSNSSGPASVSFNIGTGWDFVFAGDWDGDGADTLAAYKRSTGTIVFAAENSGNTVGFSLAVGWFSWAVVAPQA encoded by the coding sequence GTGGCAGCCGCCTTCCTCGCCATGACGGTCACGGCCGTCACCCTCATCCAGTCGGTACCGGCACGAGCGTCCACCACCGATGCGGTGATCGACGCCCAGATGCTGGTCTACGAGATCAACCTTGCTCGCCAGAACCCGGACGCGGGCAACGCCGACGTGACCTTCTACTTCGGCAACCCGTCCGACGTCCCCCTGGTTGGCGACTTCAACGGCTCCGGCCGCGACAGCCTGGCCATCTACCGGCCCGCCGAGACACGCGTCTACATCGTCAACAAGCTGGGCGAGAACGGTAAGGGCCTTGGCGCCGCCGACTACTCGTTCCTGGTCGGTGACCCTGGTGACAAGCCGTTCGTTGGAGACTTCAACGGCAACGGCACCGACACCATCGGCATCTACCGGCCGTCGAGCGGCTGGGTGTACCTGCGCAACTCCAACTCATCCGGCCCGGCGAGCGTCTCGTTCAACATCGGCACCGGATGGGACTTCGTCTTCGCCGGCGACTGGGACGGCGACGGCGCCGACACTCTCGCCGCTTACAAGCGGTCGACGGGGACCATCGTCTTCGCCGCCGAGAACTCGGGTAACACGGTCGGGTTCAGCCTCGCCGTGGGCTGGTTCTCCTGGGCAGTAGTAGCCCCCCAGGCATGA
- a CDS encoding S8 family serine peptidase, whose protein sequence is MTRRLMRTTGVTLAALTLTLLSVAGDWATAGDGAQELPPGPVVGRDELVRHPRLDQRLSELANAATRGPVPDRQAAAATEVGVVIQATSGAGPAIEVLLDSLGAGHTSRSGDLIIATVPAAALTALASNPAIAGIASQPAPIADAIDGQGVSTIDADQWHAAGVTGAGVRVAVIDLGFQGYSTLLGSELPSSVHTASFGCGASVENLEDHGTAVAEIVHEVAPTAELYLLCIGGSDALSRLDEAVSYAVANGVDVINHSVGWFNSGRGDGTGFLAPIVTDARNGGILWVNSAGNHAQQHWMGNFSDPDTNNWHNFSGTDETIQFDLPTGGSVSARLRWDDWTISTNDFDLYLFRAPDFDNPVAGSENEQSPIGYFPVEDFSYTNNTSQGTFHLAIRRFDAATTPSMDLFLSFNHSQPAIQHNVPARSITDPATSPIVMGVGAVCWSNDTIRSYSSRGPTIDGRIKPDLAGPDGVSNATYGITQNCNGGFQGTSASSPHIAGAAALLRQAYPTATTEDLHQIIITLTRDAGVAGDDNDYGAGILSLGDPPNQTVGLFDPSQGQWHLRNSTGAVTSFYFGNPGDYPIMGDWNCDGLDTPGLYRQSDGFVYLRNSNTQGVADITFFFGNPGDVPIAGDFNNNGCDTVSIYRPSNQTFYIINALGQDGGGLGAATTSYVFGNPGDKPFTGDFNGNGQTTVGLHRETTGLVYYRNTHTQGNADNQFFFGDPGDRFVTGDWNVNGIDSPGIFRPSNTTFYFRFTNTQGNADAQFVWGSSGWLPVSGNFGLG, encoded by the coding sequence ATGACACGGCGGCTTATGAGAACCACGGGCGTTACGCTCGCTGCGCTCACCCTCACCCTGCTGAGTGTCGCGGGCGACTGGGCAACAGCCGGCGACGGAGCTCAGGAACTGCCGCCGGGTCCTGTCGTCGGCCGGGACGAACTGGTGCGCCATCCGCGCCTCGATCAGCGACTCTCAGAACTCGCCAACGCCGCCACCCGCGGGCCAGTACCGGACCGGCAGGCGGCCGCGGCTACCGAAGTGGGCGTCGTCATCCAAGCAACGAGCGGCGCCGGCCCGGCGATCGAGGTCCTCCTCGACAGCCTTGGCGCCGGTCACACCAGCCGCAGCGGGGACCTGATCATCGCCACGGTGCCTGCCGCCGCACTGACCGCTCTCGCCTCCAATCCGGCCATCGCCGGAATCGCGTCGCAGCCCGCCCCAATCGCCGATGCCATCGACGGACAGGGGGTCTCGACGATCGACGCCGACCAGTGGCATGCCGCCGGTGTGACCGGTGCCGGGGTGCGGGTCGCCGTGATCGACCTCGGATTCCAGGGCTACTCCACTCTTCTCGGAAGCGAGTTGCCGTCATCGGTCCACACGGCCAGTTTCGGTTGCGGTGCATCGGTCGAGAACCTCGAGGATCACGGGACCGCCGTCGCCGAAATAGTCCACGAGGTCGCTCCCACAGCAGAGCTGTATCTGTTGTGTATCGGAGGATCCGATGCACTCTCGAGGCTGGATGAGGCCGTCTCGTACGCCGTGGCCAACGGCGTGGACGTGATCAACCACTCGGTGGGATGGTTCAACTCCGGGCGTGGCGACGGAACGGGCTTCCTCGCTCCCATCGTCACCGACGCCCGCAACGGCGGCATCCTCTGGGTGAACTCGGCGGGCAACCATGCCCAACAGCACTGGATGGGAAACTTCAGCGATCCCGATACCAACAACTGGCACAACTTCTCCGGAACAGACGAGACGATCCAGTTCGATCTGCCCACGGGAGGAAGCGTCAGCGCGCGCCTGCGATGGGACGACTGGACGATCTCTACCAACGACTTCGACCTCTACCTGTTCAGGGCCCCCGACTTCGACAACCCGGTCGCCGGCAGCGAAAACGAGCAGTCCCCCATTGGCTACTTCCCCGTAGAGGACTTCTCCTATACGAACAACACATCGCAAGGCACGTTCCACTTGGCCATACGCCGATTCGATGCTGCGACCACTCCCTCGATGGACCTGTTCCTGTCCTTCAACCACTCCCAACCCGCGATCCAGCACAACGTTCCGGCGCGGAGCATCACCGACCCCGCGACATCGCCAATCGTCATGGGGGTCGGAGCGGTGTGCTGGAGCAACGACACGATCCGGTCGTACTCGTCTCGCGGACCGACCATCGATGGGCGGATCAAGCCCGATCTCGCCGGACCCGACGGTGTGTCCAACGCCACCTACGGGATTACGCAGAACTGCAACGGTGGCTTTCAGGGCACCTCGGCATCCTCACCGCACATCGCCGGAGCGGCGGCGTTGCTGCGCCAGGCGTACCCGACCGCCACCACCGAGGACCTCCACCAGATCATCATCACCCTCACCCGAGATGCTGGTGTCGCGGGTGATGACAACGACTACGGCGCCGGCATCCTCTCCCTCGGTGACCCACCGAACCAGACGGTGGGGTTGTTCGATCCGTCGCAGGGTCAGTGGCATCTGCGCAACAGCACCGGTGCGGTCACCTCGTTCTACTTCGGAAATCCTGGTGACTATCCGATCATGGGCGACTGGAATTGCGACGGCCTCGACACCCCGGGCCTGTACCGCCAGTCCGACGGGTTCGTCTACCTGCGCAACAGCAACACCCAAGGCGTCGCCGACATCACCTTCTTCTTCGGCAACCCCGGCGACGTCCCCATCGCCGGCGACTTCAACAACAACGGCTGCGACACCGTGTCGATCTACCGCCCGTCCAACCAGACCTTCTACATCATCAACGCCCTCGGTCAGGACGGAGGCGGCCTGGGTGCGGCAACGACCTCATACGTGTTCGGCAACCCCGGCGACAAGCCCTTCACCGGCGACTTCAACGGTAACGGCCAGACCACGGTGGGCCTGCACCGAGAAACCACCGGGCTGGTGTACTACCGCAACACCCACACCCAGGGCAACGCCGATAACCAGTTCTTCTTCGGCGACCCCGGGGACCGGTTCGTCACCGGAGACTGGAACGTCAACGGCATCGACTCACCGGGCATCTTCCGACCCTCGAACACCACCTTCTACTTCCGGTTCACCAACACCCAAGGCAACGCCGACGCCCAGTTCGTGTGGGGTAGCTCGGGCTGGCTACCCGTCTCCGGCAACTTCGGACTGGGCTAG
- a CDS encoding putative toxin-antitoxin system toxin component, PIN family, giving the protein MRVVLDTNVLVSALLTPHGSPGQILQRWFDGAFEMIVSPLLLEELERTLAYPKISHRISASEATEFIDLLRRQAGLTDDPGRPPTTPSPDPGDDYLIVLAEVTQALIVTGDGHLFGTTDTLPVVSPQEFLQSLDSES; this is encoded by the coding sequence GTGCGGGTCGTCCTCGACACGAACGTCTTGGTTTCGGCCCTCCTGACGCCACACGGTTCGCCGGGACAGATCCTCCAACGGTGGTTCGACGGTGCTTTCGAGATGATCGTCTCACCACTGCTCCTCGAGGAGCTCGAACGAACCCTCGCCTACCCGAAGATCAGTCACCGCATCTCGGCGAGCGAGGCGACCGAGTTCATCGACCTGCTCCGACGCCAGGCAGGGCTCACCGACGACCCCGGGCGGCCCCCCACGACACCGTCGCCCGATCCGGGCGATGACTACCTGATCGTGTTGGCCGAAGTCACCCAGGCGTTGATCGTTACGGGCGATGGGCACCTGTTTGGCACCACCGACACCCTCCCGGTGGTCTCACCTCAGGAGTTTCTGCAGTCCCTCGACTCCGAGAGCTGA
- a CDS encoding DUF6020 family protein, whose amino-acid sequence MRSVPAMRSRVDKPGRRAFLIGTATLLPLLVWWIGWFPGFLSGDSIDQLGQIARGDYSNQHPAFHTLTMWLVMRLWDHPGMVTLAQVLAMAGLLALVAMRLARLGVPAWLAGGSAVAVAALPAVGITTIAVWKDVAYTLALLWVFAELLAIAVDRDRWGRTAVAAKIGAGLALVWLFRHNGFITVVVFGATAVFMARRHRTAVLTMIGTLLGVVTAVNLVLYPLVGVDTESIQPAGVFVPDVAASLIHHPEKFSGDELAYLETIAPLSVWQEQYDCHDSTPLVFDPRFRRDRIAADAARFRSLVVSTYLRDPFTVIGHRWCTASYLFVPPQPADAYFHRPPFDIPPNTLGIARDPISYRVYSATLRVFDWVAPAERLWLTWRPALAVWAAATTFGLLAWRRRLKPFIPVVALIGAQIVNVVLTGPSQEFRFGFGIYLMCLLSVPLVWLVRGEPPDSKGGGGSGRSPLTEGEG is encoded by the coding sequence ATGCGCTCCGTCCCCGCGATGAGGAGTCGGGTCGACAAGCCGGGACGGCGAGCGTTCCTCATCGGCACCGCCACCCTCCTCCCTCTCCTGGTCTGGTGGATCGGGTGGTTCCCCGGGTTCCTGTCCGGCGACTCGATCGACCAGCTGGGTCAGATCGCGCGGGGCGACTACTCGAACCAGCACCCGGCGTTCCACACGCTGACCATGTGGTTGGTGATGCGGTTGTGGGATCACCCTGGGATGGTGACCCTGGCCCAGGTGCTCGCCATGGCCGGCCTCCTCGCGCTGGTGGCGATGCGCCTCGCCCGCCTCGGCGTACCGGCGTGGCTCGCTGGAGGATCTGCCGTGGCGGTGGCGGCCCTGCCCGCGGTCGGGATCACCACGATCGCGGTGTGGAAGGACGTCGCCTACACCCTGGCGTTGCTTTGGGTGTTCGCCGAGCTGCTGGCCATCGCCGTCGACCGCGACCGCTGGGGCCGCACGGCGGTGGCAGCAAAGATCGGCGCGGGACTCGCCCTCGTGTGGCTGTTCCGGCACAACGGGTTCATCACCGTCGTCGTCTTCGGGGCAACGGCAGTGTTCATGGCGCGCCGCCATCGCACGGCAGTGCTGACGATGATCGGAACGCTCCTCGGTGTCGTCACGGCGGTGAACCTGGTGCTGTACCCCCTCGTCGGGGTCGATACGGAATCGATCCAACCGGCAGGCGTATTCGTGCCCGACGTGGCGGCCTCGCTCATCCATCATCCGGAGAAGTTCAGCGGCGACGAGCTCGCCTACCTCGAGACGATCGCCCCCTTGTCGGTGTGGCAGGAGCAGTACGACTGCCACGACTCCACCCCACTCGTCTTTGACCCACGGTTCCGTCGCGACCGGATCGCCGCCGACGCCGCCCGGTTCCGCTCCCTGGTGGTCTCCACCTACCTGCGCGACCCGTTCACGGTGATCGGTCACCGGTGGTGCACCGCCTCGTACCTGTTCGTCCCCCCGCAGCCAGCCGACGCCTACTTCCACCGGCCGCCGTTCGACATCCCACCGAACACGCTGGGGATCGCTCGAGACCCGATCTCCTACCGCGTCTACTCGGCGACCCTTCGCGTGTTCGACTGGGTCGCTCCCGCCGAGCGTCTGTGGCTCACCTGGCGTCCGGCACTCGCCGTGTGGGCCGCCGCCACCACCTTTGGCCTGCTGGCGTGGCGGCGTCGGCTGAAGCCATTCATTCCCGTCGTGGCGCTCATCGGTGCTCAGATCGTCAACGTCGTGCTGACCGGCCCGTCGCAGGAGTTCCGCTTCGGCTTCGGCATCTACCTGATGTGCCTGTTGTCGGTGCCGCTCGTCTGGCTGGTGCGGGGGGAGCCCCCAGACTCGAAGGGGGGAGGTGGCAGCGGACGTAGTCCGCTGACGGAGGGGGAGGGTTGA
- a CDS encoding glycosyltransferase, whose amino-acid sequence MSRRVIFVTQDHEGLHGGGAGTLVGEVARRLTGTGCEVTMVVASPDAEAATGDGYETVPVTVSEPDGSLGWFVGRSQAISDRLGQLVAETGPVDLVEFTDFEAPALWTLIHRHALGLDRTRIAIRLHGPIEAITDAIGAAPPPMDGIGAMERLALPMADAVLVPSSAVGAWAIDRYGLDPERIVVAPPAVVDVLQVGWTPSASPTFAALGRLSETKGTDLLVDAFGAVLDRHPDARLVLVGPDGWSALEHRPMTEVLRDRIPRDRADQVEFVGALLRDEALARLAGAWVVVISSRYESFCLAAHEARRAGIPVVVPDLPAFDAYRTGAGFAFFDGSAVDLANTLVEIASDRGIVERLAAEPAPAVGDPTAAYLGPLPEARHARSQAGLATAAAQRLDGLLRPASTWWSRPARSVLRALPAPVARVLVRLVPARLKDRFRAGASWPEEEARRRAERRLRDMRRRIEQGEFPDESGPTISVVIPCFDQGQWVTDAVVSVFEQEHRSWEVILVDDGSTDPDTIAILDDLARWPRVRSIRQDNRGLSSARNVGMEAARGEYLIPLDADDEITPRFMADLLGRLEANPRAAFAHCWAELFGDVHALWATRPPNPYWERCSNSVVGCVLMRREAWKAVGGYDETMRDGNEDWELWVRLAAAGWEQVRVMEPLFRYRKHGETMSVATESQFERGRAQIVERHPDLYTAEALRSLKQRWYPALTLISDAAVDESHDEVEVVPGPPDRGVAASFGKYVADRRGATWPLSVAMDLVRRLEAEPDAAWATHSATGAAVWRRWCLVDPGADPRGGVRGTGAAPGGDLQPGAYPDPEWMVDRALVPEGARLLRHRPEEDALTPEG is encoded by the coding sequence GTGAGCCGACGAGTCATCTTCGTAACCCAGGACCACGAGGGCTTGCATGGAGGCGGCGCCGGGACGCTCGTCGGCGAAGTGGCACGCCGGCTCACCGGCACCGGATGTGAAGTCACCATGGTGGTTGCTTCACCTGATGCTGAAGCGGCGACCGGCGACGGGTACGAGACGGTGCCCGTCACCGTTTCGGAACCCGACGGATCGCTCGGGTGGTTCGTCGGAAGGTCGCAGGCGATCTCGGATCGGCTCGGCCAACTCGTCGCTGAGACCGGGCCAGTGGATCTCGTCGAGTTCACCGACTTCGAGGCCCCGGCGCTGTGGACACTCATCCACCGCCACGCGCTGGGGCTCGATCGGACTCGAATCGCCATCAGGCTCCACGGCCCGATCGAGGCGATCACCGACGCTATCGGGGCGGCGCCACCCCCCATGGATGGGATCGGCGCGATGGAGCGCCTGGCGCTTCCAATGGCCGATGCGGTGCTGGTGCCGTCGTCTGCCGTAGGGGCGTGGGCGATCGACCGGTATGGCCTCGACCCCGAGCGCATCGTGGTGGCCCCTCCCGCCGTCGTCGATGTTCTCCAGGTGGGTTGGACTCCGTCGGCGTCGCCGACCTTTGCTGCTCTCGGGCGTCTCTCCGAGACGAAGGGAACCGACCTGCTGGTAGATGCCTTTGGTGCGGTACTCGACCGGCACCCCGACGCTCGCCTCGTCCTCGTCGGTCCGGACGGCTGGTCGGCGCTCGAGCACCGCCCGATGACGGAGGTGCTGCGGGATCGAATTCCTCGCGACCGAGCCGATCAGGTCGAATTCGTCGGTGCACTCCTACGCGACGAGGCGCTCGCCAGATTGGCCGGTGCGTGGGTGGTGGTGATCAGCAGCCGCTACGAGTCGTTCTGTCTGGCCGCCCATGAGGCTCGTCGGGCAGGCATCCCAGTGGTCGTCCCCGATCTCCCGGCATTCGACGCCTACCGAACGGGCGCCGGGTTCGCCTTCTTCGACGGGTCCGCCGTTGACCTTGCCAACACCCTGGTCGAGATCGCCTCCGACCGCGGCATCGTCGAGCGCTTGGCTGCGGAGCCAGCCCCCGCCGTCGGTGACCCAACCGCCGCCTACCTGGGTCCCCTCCCTGAGGCTCGCCATGCGCGTAGCCAGGCTGGCCTGGCCACGGCGGCCGCACAGCGTCTGGACGGCTTGCTGCGACCTGCGTCCACCTGGTGGTCACGGCCGGCGCGATCAGTGCTGCGTGCGCTCCCGGCGCCGGTGGCGCGGGTGCTCGTCCGACTGGTACCCGCCCGGCTCAAGGACAGGTTCCGGGCCGGTGCCTCCTGGCCGGAGGAGGAGGCGCGTCGGCGTGCCGAGCGTCGCCTTAGGGACATGCGCCGTCGGATCGAGCAGGGGGAGTTTCCCGACGAGTCCGGCCCGACCATCTCGGTCGTCATCCCCTGTTTCGACCAGGGCCAGTGGGTCACTGATGCCGTGGTCAGTGTCTTCGAACAGGAGCACCGGTCGTGGGAGGTCATCCTCGTCGACGACGGGTCGACCGACCCCGACACCATCGCCATCCTGGACGACCTCGCCAGGTGGCCGCGGGTGCGTTCGATCCGACAGGACAACCGGGGTCTGTCGTCGGCGCGTAATGTCGGGATGGAGGCTGCTCGGGGGGAGTACCTGATCCCGCTCGATGCCGACGACGAGATCACCCCGCGGTTCATGGCCGATCTGCTGGGTCGTCTCGAGGCGAACCCGCGAGCCGCCTTCGCCCACTGCTGGGCGGAGCTGTTCGGCGACGTGCATGCCCTCTGGGCCACGCGGCCACCCAACCCGTATTGGGAGCGATGCTCCAACTCGGTGGTCGGTTGCGTGCTCATGAGACGCGAGGCGTGGAAGGCGGTTGGCGGCTACGACGAGACCATGCGTGACGGCAACGAGGACTGGGAGCTGTGGGTGCGTCTCGCCGCCGCCGGATGGGAGCAGGTACGGGTGATGGAACCTCTGTTTCGTTACCGCAAACACGGCGAGACCATGTCGGTGGCCACCGAGTCACAGTTCGAACGGGGGAGAGCACAGATCGTCGAGCGGCATCCCGACCTGTACACCGCTGAGGCGCTGCGCTCCCTCAAGCAGCGCTGGTACCCGGCGCTCACGCTCATCAGCGACGCCGCCGTCGACGAGTCCCATGACGAGGTGGAGGTGGTGCCCGGCCCGCCCGATCGGGGCGTCGCCGCATCGTTTGGCAAGTACGTCGCTGATAGGCGTGGTGCCACCTGGCCGTTGAGTGTCGCCATGGACCTCGTACGGCGTCTCGAAGCCGAACCCGATGCAGCGTGGGCGACCCACAGCGCGACCGGTGCCGCGGTGTGGCGTCGCTGGTGTCTCGTCGATCCCGGAGCCGATCCGCGAGGCGGTGTGCGGGGTACCGGTGCCGCGCCAGGTGGCGATCTGCAGCCGGGTGCCTACCCCGACCCGGAGTGGATGGTCGACAGGGCGCTCGTTCCCGAAGGTGCTCGGCTGCTCAGGCACCGTCCGGAAGAAGACGCACTGACGCCTGAGGGGTGA
- a CDS encoding SBBP repeat-containing protein — translation MKRRRIFTIGAITTILVASAVTPVSATNHADPNLAWAHNIGGTGFDLGLGIAVDGSGNTYLTGYFRGTGVDFNPGGDPHLLNSNGSNDVFVAKYDTAGILVWAHNIGGTDSDQGSGIAVDGSGNTYVTGYFRGVGVDFNPGGTAHLLTSNGSGDVFVAKYDTTGNLVWAHGIGGTSSDEGYGIAVDGSGNTYVTGSFQDPGVDFNPGGIAHLLSSNGTDDVFVAKYDTTGNLQWAHNIGGTGVDAGSGIAVDGFGNTYLTGYFQGSGVDFNPGGTAHLLSSNGSFDVFVAKYDPTGNLQWAHNIGGTGVDVGYGIAVDGFGNTYLTGYFQGAGVDFNPGGTAHLLSSNGSDDVFVAKYDPTGNLVWAHNIGGTGGDAGNGIAVDGFGNTYLTGYFQGSGVDFNPGGTAHLLNSNGGGGDVFVAKYDTTGNLQWAHGIGGTAFDQGYGIEVDGSGNTYLTGSFQGASVDFNPGGTAHLLDSNGEADVFVVKLEHPPTVGLVDPTQGQWHLRNSTGAVTSFYFGNPGDYPIMGDWNCDGIDTPGMYRQSDGYVYLRNTNTQGIADIRFFFGNPGDIPIVGDFNNNGCDTVSIYRPSNQTFYIINALGANDGGLGAAQFSYVFGNPGDKPFTGDFNGNGQDTVGLHRESTGFVYFRNTHTQGNADAQFFFGDPNDRFITGDWNTDGIDTPGIFRPSNTTFYFRFTNTQGNADAQFQWGQSGWLPVSGNFGLG, via the coding sequence ATGAAGCGGCGGAGAATCTTCACCATCGGTGCGATCACCACGATCCTCGTCGCCTCGGCGGTCACCCCCGTGAGCGCCACCAACCACGCCGACCCGAACCTCGCCTGGGCCCACAACATCGGCGGAACCGGCTTTGACCTGGGCCTCGGGATCGCGGTGGATGGTTCCGGCAACACCTACCTCACCGGATACTTCCGCGGCACCGGCGTGGACTTCAACCCCGGCGGCGACCCGCACCTCCTCAACAGCAACGGCAGCAACGATGTCTTCGTGGCCAAGTACGACACCGCCGGCATCCTCGTATGGGCCCACAACATCGGCGGAACCGACTCCGACCAGGGCAGTGGGATTGCGGTGGATGGTTCCGGCAACACCTATGTCACCGGATACTTCCGCGGTGTCGGCGTGGACTTCAACCCCGGCGGCACTGCGCACCTCCTCACCAGCAACGGCAGCGGCGATGTCTTCGTGGCCAAGTACGACACCACCGGCAACCTCGTATGGGCACACGGCATCGGCGGAACTAGTTCCGACGAGGGCTATGGGATTGCGGTGGATGGTTCCGGCAACACCTATGTCACCGGATCCTTCCAAGACCCCGGCGTGGACTTCAACCCCGGCGGCATTGCGCACCTTCTCAGCAGCAACGGCACCGACGATGTCTTCGTGGCCAAGTATGACACCACCGGCAACCTCCAATGGGCCCACAACATCGGCGGAACCGGCGTCGACGCGGGCAGTGGGATTGCGGTGGATGGTTTCGGCAACACCTACCTCACCGGATACTTCCAGGGCAGCGGCGTGGACTTCAACCCCGGCGGCACTGCGCACCTCCTCAGCAGCAACGGCAGCTTCGATGTCTTCGTGGCCAAGTACGACCCCACCGGCAACCTCCAATGGGCCCACAACATCGGCGGAACCGGCGTCGACGTGGGCTATGGGATTGCGGTGGATGGTTTCGGCAACACCTACCTCACCGGATACTTCCAAGGCGCCGGCGTGGACTTCAACCCCGGCGGCACTGCACACCTTCTCAGCAGCAACGGCAGCGACGATGTCTTCGTGGCCAAGTACGACCCCACCGGCAACCTCGTCTGGGCCCACAACATCGGCGGAACCGGTGGCGACGCGGGCAATGGGATTGCGGTGGATGGTTTCGGCAACACCTACCTCACCGGATACTTCCAAGGCAGCGGCGTGGACTTCAACCCCGGCGGCACTGCACACCTCCTCAACAGCAACGGCGGCGGCGGCGATGTCTTCGTGGCCAAGTACGACACCACCGGCAACCTCCAATGGGCCCACGGCATCGGCGGAACCGCCTTCGACCAGGGCTATGGGATTGAGGTGGATGGTTCCGGCAACACCTACCTCACCGGATCCTTCCAAGGCGCCAGCGTGGACTTCAACCCCGGCGGAACTGCGCACCTCCTCGACAGCAACGGAGAAGCCGATGTCTTCGTCGTCAAGCTCGAACACCCACCCACCGTGGGTCTGGTGGATCCGACGCAGGGTCAGTGGCACCTGCGCAACAGCACCGGTGCGGTGACGTCGTTCTACTTCGGCAACCCTGGTGACTATCCGATCATGGGCGACTGGAACTGCGACGGGATTGATACCCCGGGCATGTACCGCCAGTCCGACGGCTACGTGTACCTGCGCAACACGAACACCCAAGGCATCGCCGACATCCGGTTCTTCTTCGGCAACCCCGGAGACATACCGATCGTCGGTGACTTCAACAACAACGGCTGCGACACCGTGAGCATCTACCGCCCGTCGAACCAGACCTTCTACATCATCAACGCCCTGGGAGCCAACGACGGAGGCCTCGGTGCTGCCCAGTTCTCCTACGTGTTCGGCAACCCTGGTGACAAGCCGTTTACGGGTGACTTCAACGGCAACGGGCAAGACACCGTGGGTCTGCACCGTGAATCGACCGGGTTCGTCTACTTCCGTAATACCCACACCCAGGGCAACGCGGATGCGCAGTTCTTCTTCGGGGACCCCAACGACCGGTTCATCACCGGAGACTGGAACACCGACGGCATCGACACCCCCGGCATCTTCCGACCCTCTAACACCACCTTCTACTTCCGGTTCACCAACACCCAAGGCAACGCCGACGCCCAGTTCCAATGGGGACAGTCGGGCTGGCTCCCCGTCTCCGGCAACTTCGGATTGGGCTGA